The proteins below come from a single Phocoena sinus isolate mPhoSin1 chromosome 2, mPhoSin1.pri, whole genome shotgun sequence genomic window:
- the ZNF609 gene encoding zinc finger protein 609 isoform X5: protein MESPVSTPAVLPLHLLVPVVNNDIASPCEQIMVRTRSVGVNTCDVALATEPECLGPCEPGTSVNLEGIVWQETEDGMLVVNVTWRNKTYVGTLLDCTRHDWAPPRFCDSPTSDLEMRNGRGRGKRMRPNSNTPVNETATASDSKGTSSSSKTRAGANSKGRRGSQNSSEHRPAASSTSEDVKASPSSATKRKNKPLSDMELNSSSEDSKGSKRVRTNSMGSATGPLPGTKVEPTVLDRNCPSPVLIDCPHPNCNKKYKHINGLKYHQAHAHTDDDSKPEADGDSEYGEEPPLHADLGSCNGASVSQKGSLSPARSATPKVRLTEPHSPSPSSKFSTKGLCKKKLSGEGDPDLGALSNDGSDDGPSVMDETSNDAFESLERKCMEKEKCKKPSSLKPEKIPSKSLKSARPIAPAIPPQQIYTFQTATFTAASPGSSSGLTTTVVQAMPNSPQLKPIQPKPTVMGEPFTVNPALTPAKDKKKKDKKKKESSKELESPLTPGKVCRAEEGKSPFRESSGDGMKMEVLLNGSSDPHQSRLASIKAEADKIYSFTDNAPSPSIGGCGRLDSTTPTQPMTPLHVVTQNGAEASSVKTNSPAYSDISDAGEDGEGKVESVKSKDPEQLVKDGAKKTLFPPQPQSKDSPYYQGFESYYSPSYTQSSPGALNPSSQAGVESQALKTKKDEEPESIEGKVKNDACEEKKPELSSSSQQPSVIQQRPNMYMQSLYYNQYAYVPPYGYSDQSYHTHLLSTNTAYRQQYEEQQKRQSLEQQQRGLDKKAEMGLKEREAALKEEWKQKPSVPPSLTKAPSLTDLVKSGPGKAKEQGADPAKSVIIPKLDDSSKLASQAPEGLKVKLSEASHLGKEASEAKTGAECGRQAEVDPILWYRQEAEPRMWTYVYPAKYSDIKSEDERWKEERDRKLKEERSRSKDSVPKEDGKESTSSDCKLPTSEESRLGSKEPRPGVHVPVSSPLTQHQSYIPYMHGYSYSQSYDPNHPSYRGMPAVMMQNYPGTAPNSSCCSIQWEGSYLPSSYSFSPYGSKVSGGEDADKARASPSVSCKSSSESKALDLLQQHASHYKSKSPTISDKTSQERDRGGCGAVGGGGSCSSVGGAGGGERSVDRPRTSPSQRLMSTHHHHHHLGYSLLPAQYNLPYAAGLSSTAIVASQQGSTPSLYPPPRR, encoded by the exons GGATGTTGGTGGTGAATGTAACATGGAGGAACAAGACTTACGTAGGTACACTTCTTGACTGCACACGACATGACTGGGCACCCCCCAG GTTCTGTGACTCTCCCACCAGTGACTTGGAAATGCGCAATGGTCGGGGTAGAGGCAAACGCATGCGTCCCAACAGTAACACACCTGTCAATGAGACAGCCACAGCCTCTGACAGCAAAGGGACCAGCAGTAGCAGCAAAACCCGAGCAGGAGCCAATAGCAAAGGCCGTCGGGGCAGCCAGAATTCTTCGGAACATCGCCCAGCTGCCAGCAGCACCTCTGAGGATGTCAAGGCCAGCCCTTCCTCAGCTACTAAGCGGAAAAACAAACCCCTTTCAGACATGGAGCTGAATTCTAGCTCAGAGGACTCCAAAGGGAGCAAGCGTGTCCGTACTAATTCCATGGGCTCAGCCACTGGCCCCCTCCCTGGGACCAAAGTGGAACCCACTGTTCTAGACAGAAATTGTCCTTCCCCAGTCCTGATTGACTGTCCCCACCCAAACTGCAACAAAAAGTACAAGCACATCAATGGACTTAAGTACCACCAAGCTCATGCCCATACAGATGACGACAGCAAGCCAGAAGCAGATGGAGACAGTGAGTACGGAGAGGAGCCCCCCCTGCATGCAGACCTCGGGAGCTGCAATGGTGCATCTGTGTCACAGAAAGGTTCCTTGTCCCCTGCCCGCTCCGCTACCCCCAAAGTTCGGCTCACAGAGCCCCACAGCCCTTCTCCTTCAAGCAAATTCAGCACAAAAGGCCTCTGTAAGAAAAAGTTGAGTGGGGAAGGGGACCCAGATCTTGGGGCCTTATCCAACGATGGCTCTGATGATGGACCCTCAGTAAtggatgaaacaagcaatgacgCCTTTGAGTCTTTGGAAAGGAAatgtatggaaaaagaaaaatgtaaaaagcccTCTAGTTTGAAACCTGAAAAGATTCCTTCCAAAAGTTTAAAGTCAGCCCGGCCCATTGCCCCTGCCATCCCCCCACAGCAGATTTACACCTTCCAGACAGCCACCTTCACAGCAGCAAGCCCAGGCTCCTCCTCAGGCTTGACCACCACAGTGGTCCAGGCCATGCCCAACAGCCCCCAGCTGAAGCCCATTCAGCCCAAGCCCACTGTGATGGGAGAACCTTTCACAGTCAACCCTGCCTTGACTCCAGCcaaggacaagaaaaagaaagacaaaaaaaagaaggaatcttCAAAGGAACTTGAAAGTCCTCTGACCCCTGGGAAGGTGTGTCGAGCAGAAGAAGGCAAAAGCCCATTCAGGGAATCATCAGGAGATGGGATGAAGATGGAGGTGCTCCTAAATGGCTCCTCAGACCCCCACCAGAGCCGACTGGCTAGCATCAAGGCGGAAGCTGACAAGATCTACAGCTTCACGGACAATGCTCCCAGCCCTTCAATTGGAGGCTGTGGCCGCCTAGATAGCACTACCCCTACCCAGCCCATGACCCCCTTACATGTAGTGACCCAGAACGGGGCTGAAGCCAGCTCAGTCAAAACCAACAGCCCTGCATACTCCGACATCTCTGATGcgggggaggatggggagggcaaAGTGGAAAGCGTCAAATCAAAGGACCCTGAACAGTTGGTTAAGGACGGGGCCAAGAAAACCCTTTTCCCCCCTCAGCCACAGAGCAAAGACTCACCATATTACCAAGGCTTTGAGAGTTACTACTCTCCAAGTTACACACAATCCAGCCCAGGGGCTCTGAACCCCAGCAGCCAGGCAGGAGTGGAGAGCCAGGCCCTGAAGACAAAAAAGGATGAGGAGCCTGAGAGCATAGAGGGAAAAGTGAAGAACGATGCCTGTGAGGAAAAGAAACCAGAGCTGAGCAGTTCCAGTCAGCAGCCCTCCGTCATCCAGCAACGTCCCAACATGTACATGCAGTCCCTGTACTACAACCAGTATGCCTATGTGCCCCCCTATGGCTACAGCGACCAGAGCTACCACACCCACCTCCTGAGCACTAACACAGCCTACCGGCAGCAGTATGAAGAACAGCAGAAACGGCAGAGCTTGGAGCAGCAGCAGCGGGGACTGGATAAGAAGGCAGAGATGGGCCTGAAGGAGCGGGAGGCAGCACTCAAGGAAGAATGGAAGCAAAAGCCGTCAGTTCCACCAAGTCTCACCAAGGCCCCCAGCCTGACAGACCTGGTGAAGTCAGGACCCGGGAAGGCCAAGGAGCAAGGGGCTGACCCTGCCAAATCAGTCATTATTCCCAAGTTGGATGACTCTTCCAAGCTCGCCAGCCAGGCCCCGGAAGGACTTAAAGTAAAGCTGAGTGAGGCCAGCCACCTAGGCAAGGAGGCCTCTGAGGCGAAGACAGGTGCCGAGTGTGGCCGACAGGCAGAGGTGGATCCAATACTCTGGTACCGACAG GAAGCAGAGCCCCGGATGTGGACATATGTTTATCCTGCTAAGTACTCAGACATCAAGTCAGAGGATGAGCGGTGGAAGGAGGAGCGGGACCGcaaactgaaggaggaaaggagtcGGAGTAAGGACTCTGTGCCCAaggaggatgggaaggaaagCACAAGTAGTGACTGCAAGCTGCCCACGTCTGAGGAATCCCGCCTCGGGAGCAAGGAGCCCCGACCAGGTGTCCACGTGCCTGTGtcctctcccctcacccagcACCAGTCCTACATCCCCTACATGCACGGCTACTCCTACAGCCAGTCCTATGACCCCAACCACCCCAGCTACCGGGGTATGCCTGCCGTGATGATGCAGAACTACCCAGGTACGGCACCGAATTCCAGCTGCTGTTCCATTCAATGGGAAG GTTCCTACCTGCCTTCCAGCTACTCTTTCTCCCCGTATGGCAGCAAGGTCTCAGGGGGTGAAGATGCTGACAAGGCACGAGCCAGCCCCAGTGTCAGTTGTAAATCCAGCTCAGAGTCCAAAGCCCTGGACCTCTTGCAGCAGCATGCCAGTCATTACAAGAGCAAGTCTCCCACG ATAAGTGATAAAACTTCTCAGGAGAGAGATCGGGGAGGCTGTGGGGCGGTTGGGGGTGGTGGCAGCTGTAGCAGCGTCGGGGGAGCAGGCGGGGGTGAAAGGAGTGTTGACCGGCCCCGAACCTCCCCTTCTCAGCGCCTGATGtccacacaccaccaccaccaccacttggGGTACTCATTGCTCCCAGCACAGTACAACTTACCCTATGCAGCAG GGCTTTCTTCTACAGCCATTGTTGCCAGCCAGCAAGGCTCCACTCCTTCACTCTACCCACCCCCCCGGAGGTGA